In a single window of the Cucurbita pepo subsp. pepo cultivar mu-cu-16 chromosome LG18, ASM280686v2, whole genome shotgun sequence genome:
- the LOC111780005 gene encoding mucin-2 → MAQTASKCFFFSILSLLAISSSGRFGGSHLDVQENASAELEWKFSELVRTTMHDATDSPTTNFPTTPDTSTPTIITVPATNPITVTPSSPASTPVSIPLTTPITVPANSPVPLTNPVAPPVTVPGAQPITNPVTTYPAPSGGSPVVTPVTNPVPVSPPAMTNAPVIPGQSWCVARSGASEMALQSALDYACGTGADCSQIQQGGSCYNPNTLENHASFAFNSYFQKNPSPTSCDFGGSAMVTNSNPSTGSCLYPSSSSSATPASMTPSVPTPTPTTTAPITVAPTIVTNPTSSPVGTGMPENGTPPAVFNPDNPASSIGSSTGFGTEIPPSSSTSISMAAGLRPFTWCIIMTMSLITRRITLDL, encoded by the exons ATGGCCCAAACAGCTTCCAAATGCTTCTTCTTTTCCATTCTGTCTCTCCTCGCCATCAGCTCTTCTG GTAGATTTGGTGGATCGCATTTGGATGTGCAAGAAAATGCTTCGGCAGAGTTGGAATGGAAGTTCAGTGAACTTGTTCGGACAACAATGCACGACGCGACCGACTCGCCGACAACGAATTTTCCGACGACTCCAGACACCTCCACGCCGACAATCATCACCGTTCCGGCGACCAACCCTATCACTGTCACTCCGTCGAGTCCTGCTTCCACGCCGGTGTCCATTCCCTTAACGACACCCATCACAGTTCCTGCTAACTCGCCGGTGCCGCTCACCAATCCGGTTGCGCCGCCAGTTACAGTACCCGGAGCCCAGCCCATAACGAACCCGGTGACCACTTATCCAGCTCCGTCAGGTGGTTCGCCGGTAGTAACACCCGTCACAAACCCAGTTCCGGTGTCCCCTCCGGCGATGACGAACGCACCGGTAATTCCAGGACAGAGCTGGTGTGTGGCCAGGTCCGGCGCTTCTGAGATGGCTCTTCAGTCGGCGTTGGACTACGCCTGTGGCACTGGGGCCGACTGTTCTCAAATCCAGCAAGGTGGAAGCTGCTACAACCCAAATACACTTGAAAACCACGCTTCTTTTGCATTCAATAGCTATTTTCAGAAGAATCCTTCTCCTACAAGCTGCGATTTTGGAGGATCTGCCATGGTTACCAACTCCAATCCAA GCACTGGCTCTTGCCTTTAcccatcatcatcttcctctGCGACGCCGGCATCCATGACGCCGTCGGTTCCCACGCCAACACCGACAACAACAGCGCCGATCACTGTCGCACCAACTATAGTTACGAACCCAACGTCTTCACCTGTAGGGACCGGCATGCCAGA AAATGGAACTCCTCCTGCAGTCTTTAACCCAGACAATCCAGCTTCAAGTATTGGCAGCTCAACAGGGTTTGGAACTGAGATCCCTCCAAGCTCAAGCACCTCAATATCCATGGCAGCTGGATTGAGACCCTTTACTTGGTGCATCATTATGACGATGTCCTTAATCACTCGCAGAATCACTCTGGACTTGTGA
- the LOC111780003 gene encoding serine/threonine-protein kinase haspin homolog translates to MNSKPGGKGIDLWSELIASEGSEGQEEARVEEVYRRRRPSEKTVHEVPLKQNLGSNLRDVNRLSFAAVNSKRISWNRALSIRGRASIAVEACLDHQLRHKEAKKKGKPALPKGKFVQPTNFDKERAYFQEVDAFELLEESPSPKRFGTWASSQFDSAALPSLCSKIEKWLISKKSNYSLAPSSTLSKILETPLESREPIGGKHLDKFNLRTPDKSAREIDARLCSIQRRFISSLNDIDALEIDSNRDNRSTGAEDVSTEDRADLEVSVKKLSLTSTSTSFHNYNLDPFNALLAVCGQSAPSTLKDAFSNYCDPETIVKVGEGTYGEAFKAGNTVCKIVPIDGDLQVNGEVQKRSEELLEEVILSRTLNSLRNQEGGADNFCTTFIRTIDLRVCQGSYDALLIKAWEDWDEKHGSENDHPKEFPDKQCYVVFVLQHGGKDLESFVLLNFDEAQSLLVQATAALAVAEAAYEFEHRDLHWGNVLLSRNDSEALQFTLEGKNMTVQTFGLQISIIDFTLSRINTGEDILFLDLSSDPDLFKGAKGDRQSETYRKMKEVTGDCWEGSFPRTNVLWLLYLVHILLLKKSFERSSKHERELRAFKKRLDKYNSAKEAIFDPFFNELIVWSSSVE, encoded by the exons ATGAATTCCAAACCAG GTGGGAAGGGCATTGATTTGTGGTCCGAGTTAATAGCTAGCGAAGGAAGCGAGGGCCAAGAAGAAGCGCGAGTAGAAGAGGTTTATAGACGAAGAAGGCCATCCGAGAAGACCGTTCATGAAGTTCCTTT GAAGCAAAATTTAGGTTCGAATCTTCGCGATGTGAACAGATTGAGTTTTGCTGCTGTTAACAGTAAGAGAATTAGTTGGAACCGTGCCCTTTCCATCAG AGGTAGGGCGAGTATTGCAGTTGAGGCTTGTTTAGATCATCAGCTTCGGCATAAGGAggcaaagaaaaaaggaaaacctgCTCTACCCAAA GGAAAGTTTGTACAACCTACCAACTTTGACAAGGAGCGTGCATACTTTCAAGAGGTAGATGCTTTTGAGTTGTTGGAGGAGAGCCCTTCACCCAAGAGATTCGGTACATGGGCAAGTAGTCAGTTTGATAGTGCTGCATTACCATCTCTATGctctaaaatagaaaaatggttaatttccaagaaatcaaattacaGTCTTGCACCTTCAAGCACGTTATCAAAGATATTAGAAACTCCACTGGAGTCCAGAGAACCAATTGGTGGCAAACATTTGGACAAATTCAATTTGAGAACTCCTGATAAGTCTGCTAGAGAGATAGATGCGCGGTTGTGCTCTATTCAGAGAAGATTTATTTCCAGTCTAAATGATATCGATGCCCTTGAAATAGATAGCAATCGAGACAACAGAAGTACCGGAGCAGAAGATGTGAGCACAGAGGATCGTGCAGACCTTGAAGTTTCTGTGaaaaaactttctttaacaTCAACATCTACTTCTTTCCATAACTATAATTTGGATCCATTTAATGCATTATTAGCAGTTTGTGGACAGTCAGCTCCTTCCACGCTTAAGGATGCATTCTCTAATTATTG TGACCCGGAAACTATTGTCAAGGTTGGTGAAGGTACATATGGAGAAGCTTTTAAAGCTGGTAACACCGTTTGCAAGATAGTTCCAATTGACGGAGATTTACAAGTTAATGGAGAAGTGCAAAAG AGATCAGAAGAACTGCTCGAGGAAGTCATACTTTCCAGAACTCTGAATTCTCTAAGAAATCAAGAGGGCGGTGCTGATAATTTTTGCACAACATTCATAAGAACCATAGA TTTAAGGGTGTGCCAAGGTTCTTATGATGCTCTACTAATCAAGGCTTGGGAAGATTGGGACGAAAAGCATGGCTCGGAAAATGATCACCCTAAGGAGTTTCCAGACAAACAG TGTTATGTGGTGTTTGTTCTCCAACATGGGGGAAAAGATCTTGAAAGCTTTGTACTCCTGAACTTTGATGAAGCCCAGAGCTTACTAGTACAG GCTACTGCGGCCTTGGCTGTGGCTGAAGCTGCTTATGAATTTGAACACCGAGATCTGCATTG GGGAAATGTACTTTTGAGTCGGAATGATTCTGAAGCGCTGCAGTTCACCCTTGAGGGTAAGAACATGACCGTACAAACATTTGGACTTCAGATTTCGATCATTGACTTCACCCTATCGCGAATCAATACTG GTGAAGACATACTCTTTTTAGATCTCTCATCGGATCCTGATCTCTTTAAGGGTGCAAAAGGAGATAGACAA TCAGAAACATATAGGAAAATGAAGGAGGTGACTGGAGACTGCTGGGAGGGGAG CTTTCCTAGAACGAACGTCCTGTGGTTACTCTACCTTGTGCATATATTACTTCTGAAGAAATCATTC GAGCGTAGTTCAAAGCATGAAAGGGAACTGCGGGCATTCAAAAAACGTCTGGACAAATATAACTCAGCAAAAGAAGCAATTTTTGATCCATTTTTCAATGAGTTGATTGTTTGGTCAAGCAGTGTGGAGTAG